Within Columba livia isolate bColLiv1 breed racing homer chromosome 22, bColLiv1.pat.W.v2, whole genome shotgun sequence, the genomic segment tctttctttctttctttctttctttctttctttctttctttccttctttctttccttctttccttctttccttctttccttctttccttctttctttctgcctgtctctctttctgcctttctgcctttctttccttctttctttctttttttccttcttcctttctttatttctttctgcctttctttcgttctttccttctttctttctttctgcctttctttcttactttttttcttgctttcttcctgtctttctttctttctttccgcctttctttccttcttcctttctttcttactttctgcctttctgtctttctttctttccttctttctttctttctttctgcccttctttctttctttctttctgcccttctttctttctttctttctgcctctctgcctttctttctttctttccttctttctttctttctttccttctttcttcttactttctttctttcagcctttctgccttctttctgtctttctttcgttgtttctttctttcttcctttttttctttctatctttcttaatgcctgtctttctttctttctttctgcctttctttctttctttctctttactttctttctgactttctttctctctttccttctttctttctttctttctttcagcctttctgccttctttctgcctttctttctttgtttccttctttctttctttctttctttatttctttcttcctctttctttcttttctctttctttctttctttctgcctttctccctttctttctttatatctttctgcctttctttctgccattctttctgcctttctttccttctttctttctttctttctttctttctgcctgtctctccttctgcccttctgactttctttccttctttctttatttctctctttctgcctttctttctgcgtttctttcttaccttctccctttctatctttctttctttctttccttctttctctctttctttctgcctttctttctgcctttctttatccctttctttctttctgtctttctccctttctgtctttctttctttctgcctttctttctgccattctctctgcctttccttccttctttctttctttctttctgcctttctttctatctttctttctttctttcttcctttctttctttctttctttctttctttctttctttctttctttctttctttctttctttccttctttctttctttcttactttctgcctttctgtcttcctttctttctttccttctttctttctttctgcctttctttctttctgcctttctttctgctattctttctgcctttctttccttctttctttctttctttctgcctttctttctttctatctttctttctttctttctttgtttttttccttctttctttcttctttctttctgcctgtctctctttctgcctttctgactttctttcctttttcctttccttcttacattctgcctttctgtcttcctttctttctttctttctttctttctgtctgcctttctcactttctgcctttctttctttcagccttcctttctttctgcctttctttcttctttctcctttctctctgcctttttttctttctttctttatgtctttcttgctttctatctttctaactttctttctgcctttctttctttctttctttctttctttcttctttcgttctttctttcgttctgcctttctccatttctttcttcctttctttctgcctttctttctgccattctttctgcctttctttctttctatatttcttttttcatttctttctttttttctgccttattttctttctttctttctgtctttctttctttctgcctttctttctttctatctttctttcttgcttcctgtctttctttccttcttttttctgcctttctttcttgctttctttctgcctttctttctcactttctgcctttctttctttctttctttctttttttctttctttctttctttctttcttttctttctgcctttctttctgccattctttctgcctttctctctttctatctttctttctttcttcctttcttcctttctttctgcctttctttctttctgcctttctttctttctgcctttctacctttctttctttctttctctctttctttctttccttctgcctttctttctttcttactgtctttctttctgcctttctgcctttctttatttcttactgccTTTcgttctgcctttctttctctctttctttctttctttctgcttttctttctttctttctgcctttctttctttctgccttgctttatttctatgtttctttctttctttctttctgcctttgtttcaacctttctttctttctttctttctgcctttctgcctttctttctttctttctttctgcctttctttctgccattctttctgcctttctttccttctttctttctttctgcctttctttatttctatgtttctttctttctttctttctgcctttgtttcaacctttctttctttctttctttctttctttctttctttctgcctttcttcctgcttttcaccctttctttctttctgcctttctttctttctatctttctttatttctttctgcctttgtttctgccattctttttttctttctttctttctttctgcctttctttctgccattctttctgcctttctttgtggctttctttctgtttttctttctttctttgtttctgtctttctggaagctggcaaatgtcCCAATCTGCAAGAGATGCAACAGGGATGACTCTGGAAACTACCGGCCTGTCAGCCTCAGTTCTGTTCCTCCAAAATCATGAAGATCATTgtgggagttattgaaaaacatcctCTTGGCCACctagccaacagtgtgcccaggtggccaagaaggccaacggtatcctgtcctgtatcaagaatagtgtggtcagcaggacaagggaagtgatccttcccctgtactctgcattggtgaggccacacctggagtattgtgttcagttctgggcccctcagttcaggaaagacattgaagtgctggagcgggtccagagaagagcaacacggctggtgaagggacttgaacataagacctatgaggagaggctgagggagctggggttgtttagtctagagaagaggaggcttagaggtgacctcatcactctctataactacctgaagggaagttatagccaggtggggattggtctcttctcccaggcagttagcaacaggacaagggggcatgggcttaaactctaccaggggaaatttaggctggatattagaaagaaattctttacagagagagtggtcaggcattggaatggcctgcccagggaggtagtggactcaccatccttggaggtttttaaactgagattggacatggcacttagtgccatgatctagtaaatggactagagttggaccaaatgttggactcgatgatctctgaggtcttttccaacccagtcgattctgtgattctgtgattctgtttcagggatgctgtatcttggatgctgtatgtaggatgctgtatcggatATGCTGTGTCtcggatgctttatctaggatgctgaatctgggatgctgtatttaggatgctgtatctggggtgctgaatcttggatgctgtatctgggatgctgtacctgggatgctgtatctactatgttgtatctgggatgctgtatgtaggatgctgtgtctTGGATGCCTATCTGCGATGCTTTATATGGAATGCTTTAtttaggatgttgtatctgtgatgctttatctaggatgctgtatctgggatgttgtatctggaaTGCTATATGTGGGATTCtttatctagaatgctgtatttaggatgatgtatctggtatgctgtttctaggatggtgtatctgggatgttgtattagggatgctgtatctaggattctgcaTtaggtatgctgtatctgggatggtgtatctggatGCTCTTTCTCGGATTCTGTTTCtcggatgctatatctgggaatGCTATATGAATCGGGAATGCTATATGTGGGATtatttatctaggatgctgtatttaggatgctgtatctggggagCTGTATCTAGGAAgttgtatccgggatgctgtgtctgggatgctgtatgtggaaTGCTGTACcatggatgctgtatctatgatgctgtattcTTCTGGTATATTAATAGACTTTATCTAAAAAGGTAGCCTGAATCCACATGTACATAGGTCTCTGGGTCAAGAAAACACAGTCAGGAGGCAAAGAATATTATTACCGGTATAAATCAGAAACTAAAACCAGATACAGTCCTTTTTAAGGAGAATTAAAGAGACATATGAAGAAAAGTTACTCCTTGCTGTTTCTGAAATACTACGAGAGTCCTGGTCACATAATGAGTACCTTATTAATCTGAAATAGGCAGTATTGTAATAGTTTCCACAGGGCATTCTTGAGCTCCTgcttcctcatgctgtagatgaagGGGTTCACTGTTGGAGGAACCACCAAGTACAGAACTGCCACTAGGAAATTCGGGGATGAGAGGGAGATAGAAGGGGGTTTCAGGAAGGCCAAAATGGCAGTGTTGACATACAAAGAGACCATgaccaggtgagggaggcacatggaaaaggctttgtgccatccctgctcagaggggatcctcatcacagccctgaagatctgcacataggacaccacaatgaaaacaaaacagccaaatgccAAACAGAAACCAACCACAATAAGATGAACTTCCCTGAGGTAGGCATCTGAGCAGGACAGCTTGAGTATCACAGGGATTTCATAGAAGAACTGGTCTACAACATTGCATTTGCAGAGTGGTAGTGAAACTGTAGAggctgtgtgcagcagagcactgaGGAACCCAGTgtcccaggcagctgctgccatgtggacacaagcccTGCTGCCCAGGACGGTTCCATAGTACAGGGATTTGCAGATGGCAATGTAGCAGTCATAGGCCATGATGGTAACTAGAGGAAACTCTGCTGTGATCacaaaaagacataaaaagatATGTATAGCACAGCCTGCGTAGgaaatggccctggtgtcccagagggagtTGGCCATCGACTTGGGTacagtggtggagatgcagcccaggtcgaggagggtgaggttgagcaggaagaagtacatgggggtgtggaggtgctggtcacaggctatggtggtgatgatgaggccgttgcccagaagggcagccaggtagatgcccaggaagagccagaagtgcaagagctgcagctcccatgtttctgtgaatgccaggaggaggaactggatggtggagctgctgttggacttTTGCTGTTTCCTCACCTGGGGGATCTgttcaaaaaaggaaatgacAACTTAAAATTAGGACAGACTCCTATGAGCAAAGACACTCCACCTTACAGAGATATCACAcccatttttaatgcatttcctttctctgatctgtgctggctgagtgtgctgtgagGAACAGGacctctgcctgtgtgctgtcAAGCAGCCAGCTTTGGTCTCTGCAGTAGGGATGTGGAAGCTGGTTTGTGACAGCTCCAGTGTTCAATAGGGAATGTTAGATATGATCCACTTTTAATGGAAAAGTTCAGTatctgtgtcctggttttgttaaaaacaaggcaagtttctcttttagtgaatttttcttttagttaaGCCCTTCtcagtaactgcacttttctgaagttgggtACAttttttggtagacatagcaatgaaATGCAAGGTCGCTGATAAGGATGCACGTCCTGAAAGTGAGAGGGGCAAGGAAGAGTGAACTGAACAGGAGACTAatactgaccaactaagtattccatcccatccacatGATACGTcgtataaaagtgggagatcaagACAGCCTCatccctttctcccttcttcaACTATGGCAAACATCTGGGAAGGACCCTGCCTGCCGTGCCTGCAAATCTGAAgcctagtgacagaccctgCATTGTTGAATACAGTTCCGGTTTGCTGCAGAATCCAACCCAGGACTTCCAGatgcctgctctgctgccatgGGAGCAGCGGGTGCTGAGTTGCCAGGAATTTCAGgattgattttgtatattttatattattttctctattttttttagtagcattagtaaaatatttaaatttttttttccaacttgcaagtctgtctctcttttcctcctatcatctctccttagtggaaaagGGGGAGGCAgggcagaaggagaaaggggGTTGACAAagctagcactaaaccatgtccctaagtacctgtgctggtttgaatgaaaaggagttaattttcttcatgcagttagaaacctttctttttcatagctagcacagtcattatttgaacttagtttgagaacatgAGATAACAACCCAgtacagagatgtttttaattgctctggtctgagagtcAAAGacattctgagcactctgccaACAGGTGTGAAGCattgaggaaggggggcatagatggggcggagcttgactgacatccagactgatcaataagagtattccatcccattagcatcatgcttcatatttaaggagagtcagggCCTTccggtttttctt encodes:
- the LOC102094518 gene encoding olfactory receptor 14A16 encodes the protein MYFFLLNLTLLDLGCISTTVPKSMANSLWDTRAISYAGCAIHIFLCLFVITAEFPLVTIMAYDCYIAICKSLYYGTVLGSRACVHMAAAAWDTGFLSALLHTASTVSLPLCKCNVVDQFFYEIPVILKLSCSDAYLREVHLIVVGFCLAFGCFVFIVVSYVQIFRAVMRIPSEQGWHKAFSMCLPHLVMVSLYVNTAILAFLKPPSISLSSPNFLVAVLYLVVPPTVNPFIYSMRKQELKNALWKLLQYCLFQINK